The Salvia miltiorrhiza cultivar Shanhuang (shh) chromosome 1, IMPLAD_Smil_shh, whole genome shotgun sequence genome has a window encoding:
- the LOC131025626 gene encoding uncharacterized protein LOC131025626 produces MDESFTVQISSNLVKKLLDDGVDVKKKTRKPRPKISQEPQAKQVLDDAEALRGPSSTAWPIQPPLYLPPPPPSHKAPNPELEAIRSVLEESEKVVERLHKQEENMLQEVTERAKDLHDKEFKLPHRMPMPCLDEKNACLNCYKEHIKDPLKCAQLVKDFADCARTVRQQVGHGN; encoded by the coding sequence ATGGATGAATCATTCACAGTTCAGATCAGCAGCAACTTAGTGAAAAAACTTCTCGATGATGGTGTGGATGTAAAGAAGAAAACCAGGAAGCCAAGACCGAAAATTTCCCAAGAACCACAAGCAAAACAGGTTCTTGATGATGCAGAGGCACTCAGAGGCCCTTCTTCAACTGCATGGCCAATTCAGCCTCCTCTTTACCTGCCACCGCCACCACCTTCTCATAAAGCTCCAAATCCAGAGTTAGAGGCCATCCGTTCTGTCCTTGAGGAGAGCGAGAAAGTCGTGGAGAGGTTGCATAAGCAGGAGGAGAACATGTTACAAGAGGTCACTGAAAGAGCAAAGGATCTTCATGATAAAGAGTTCAAGCTTCCACATCGCATGCCCATGCCGTGTCTTGACGAGAAGAATGCATGTTTGAATTGCTACAAGGAACATATCAAGGACCCTCTGAAATGTGCGCAATTGGTCAAAGATTTTGCAGATTGTGCTCGCACAGTTAGGCAGCAAGTCGGTCACGGCAACTAG